A section of the Streptomyces sp. CG1 genome encodes:
- a CDS encoding serine/threonine-protein kinase, with protein sequence MRPVGSKYLLEEPLGRGATGTVWRARQRETAGAEAAVPGQPGETVAIKVLKEELASDPDIVMRFLRERSVLLRLTHPNIVRVRDLVVEGDLLALVMDLVDGPDLHRYLRESGPFTPVAAALMTAQVADALAASHADGVVHRDLKPANVLLAQNDGQMHPMLTDFGIARLADSPGLTRTQEFVGTPAYVAPESAEGRPQTSAVDIYGAGILLYELVTGRPPFSGSTALEVLHQHLSAEPRRPSTIPDPLWTVIERCLRKNPEERPSAENLARGLRVVSEGIGVHANAAQIAAAEGVGALLAPDPAPTAVPGVPGAADPTQVLPTNAPQGSYDPNAATSFLPHTGGPAGAADPTTVLPNTGAADPTAVLPNTGPQGQQPEQPHPWQTQLRAARDRNEQTQVQQFLSPEDDPLRHRPQRQVARPGQQPRQAPQGRPQQPQPRGRQQGYQQGYGYAPQQPQQYAPPQQPQRYAPPAPEPQRPAREPRPPRQRSANPMKIPGLGCLKGCLFTIVILVVASWLIYELTPLHTWIGQGRSYWHEVTHWVNQTSKWIKDLGGSSGGGGN encoded by the coding sequence GTGCGGCCAGTCGGCAGCAAGTACCTGCTTGAGGAGCCGCTCGGACGCGGCGCCACAGGCACCGTCTGGCGTGCCCGCCAGCGCGAGACCGCGGGCGCCGAGGCGGCCGTACCCGGGCAGCCCGGTGAGACGGTCGCGATCAAGGTCCTCAAGGAGGAGCTGGCGAGCGATCCGGACATCGTGATGCGCTTCCTGCGCGAACGTTCCGTCCTGCTCCGCCTGACCCACCCGAACATCGTCCGGGTCCGCGACCTGGTCGTCGAGGGCGATCTGCTGGCGCTGGTCATGGATCTCGTCGACGGCCCCGACCTGCACCGGTACCTGCGAGAGAGCGGCCCCTTCACACCGGTCGCCGCCGCGCTGATGACCGCGCAGGTCGCCGACGCGCTCGCCGCGAGCCACGCCGACGGCGTCGTCCACCGCGACCTGAAGCCCGCCAACGTGCTGCTCGCGCAGAACGACGGCCAGATGCACCCGATGCTGACCGACTTCGGCATCGCCCGCCTCGCCGACTCTCCGGGCCTGACCCGCACCCAGGAGTTCGTCGGCACGCCCGCGTACGTGGCGCCGGAGTCCGCCGAGGGGCGCCCGCAGACCTCCGCCGTCGACATCTACGGCGCCGGCATCCTGCTGTACGAGCTGGTCACCGGCCGTCCGCCGTTCTCGGGCAGCACGGCCCTGGAGGTCCTGCACCAGCACCTGAGCGCCGAGCCGCGCCGCCCCTCCACGATCCCGGACCCGCTGTGGACGGTCATAGAACGCTGCCTGCGCAAGAACCCGGAGGAACGCCCGAGCGCCGAGAACCTCGCGCGCGGGCTGCGGGTCGTCTCCGAGGGCATCGGTGTGCACGCGAACGCCGCGCAGATCGCCGCCGCCGAGGGCGTCGGCGCGCTGCTCGCCCCCGACCCGGCCCCGACCGCCGTACCGGGCGTGCCCGGCGCCGCCGACCCCACCCAGGTGCTGCCGACGAACGCGCCGCAGGGGTCGTACGACCCGAACGCCGCGACCAGTTTCCTGCCGCACACCGGCGGTCCCGCCGGCGCCGCCGACCCCACCACCGTACTGCCGAACACGGGCGCGGCGGACCCGACGGCGGTGCTGCCGAACACGGGCCCGCAGGGGCAGCAGCCCGAGCAGCCGCACCCCTGGCAGACCCAGCTGCGCGCCGCCCGTGACCGCAACGAGCAGACGCAGGTCCAGCAGTTCCTGTCCCCGGAGGACGACCCGCTGCGCCACCGGCCGCAGCGGCAGGTCGCCCGGCCCGGGCAGCAGCCGCGCCAGGCCCCGCAGGGCCGCCCCCAGCAGCCGCAGCCGCGCGGCCGGCAGCAGGGATACCAGCAGGGGTACGGCTATGCGCCGCAGCAGCCCCAGCAGTACGCCCCGCCGCAGCAGCCGCAGCGGTACGCACCGCCCGCCCCGGAGCCGCAGCGGCCCGCGCGTGAGCCCCGTCCGCCGCGGCAGCGCAGCGCCAACCCCATGAAGATCCCGGGGCTTGGCTGTCTGAAGGGCTGCCTGTTCACGATCGTCATCCTGGTCGTGGCGAGCTGGCTGATCTATGAGCTGACCCCGCTGCACACCTGGATCGGCCAGGGCCGGAGCTACTGGCACGAGGTCACCCACTGGGTCAACCAGACGAGCAAGTGGATCAAGGACCTGGGCGGCTCCTCGGGCGGCGGCGGCAACTGA